A region of Oscillatoria salina IIICB1 DNA encodes the following proteins:
- a CDS encoding nSTAND1 domain-containing NTPase — MPKRKGNKHLETGEEKVFLLLVGVSEYEDKSLDRLKYAVADCQELATAFTEATAKFSNKKIFVHHQNSDRIPDLAAVRNSLQEIVTSANPQDTLIVYFSCHGILHENQQAVLCLKNTQTDNLVNSLTMQELLTKLSNCSAKQQLVILDACHSGGLTLRGINLKLVETLQQQAEKQARQKKNFYALLSCDEDQQSWEFTELGHGVFTYYLIRGLQGEAANSEGIIEVKGLYKYVYHRTLAYIDKLNQQLELISRQKSSRGEEGSEEKCPLQTPKLIVEAVGEMTLGLKSQKVSYQSPRQALIVVGEISDSVTRQLSTQLANKGDFQLQYWHPQARNLPDLHLAIQTCLRVDSEAESKQKSTTLLYLRGEIKTSSSGESSLVLNEDIQISRTWLRQQLRHGKVKQQILIIDCPQSEFIDEWLEDLRLESEYSQCILAGTSNSENSEEFTQALLNSLIAANQQNGLAIASWIYEIQKQLVTSTSKPEFWLSGVQDVIEIIPSASGIQGIARNVDLGICPYLGLRAFREQDAVYFYGRKSLTQRLINHLAKENFLAVVGASGSGKSSVLQAGLMAQIRQGKQIPGSEQWWCKSFRPGQHPLQSLARILADEETSLELSEGLLLLGGESFVCWLRKRPEPMVLLVVDQFEELFTLSTVSEREKFFDLMGEALTYASDKFKLAIALRSDFIAACLEVTEISAYLQQHSILVPPTFTDIETYREVIIEPAKQVQLEVEAELVNVLLDDLENAAVNLPLLEFVLEKLWEERDKETGKLTLTAYQEKIGGLKGVLERKAQEVYENLSIQEQNCAEWIFLSLIQLGEGTEETRRRVNKSALFVPKYSPELVETTLQKFIEAKLIVVNQEENDRVGIQNKSLTPQSGENDNNTSSLKQQLVNFTQTLLRKRENLEIAQELTTLQTENTVEVAHEILIRHWSTLRWWLAENRQHLRELEQIKNQAKKWQINNEQGDYLLRGKQLKEAEKFYFNYRNELDKSEQKYIQLSRRVRTRNQLRISGISAVVVLIFSGLGILTLKAQQQIRIEQILANIDNNVITPNLVKEITQELPNYFRNGERHREQENVELAMGVFQRILYSLNTINEESQVKEQLSSQEIKIIEDYREKAEKSLAELIREYRLPQLEDELKAGNFGRQLASDRLADFENAYNGALKTSYAILLRENGAKADWDNNGYLTESREAQQIPCETLKEIEELWKRATENRCSWYGETDAFEAPQCQELEGETLTFKLSLNPVATSQLEARLSECKLIPVENEI, encoded by the coding sequence ATGCCGAAGCGAAAGGGAAACAAGCATCTAGAAACTGGAGAAGAGAAAGTTTTTCTCCTGCTAGTAGGAGTAAGCGAATATGAAGATAAAAGTCTCGATAGACTCAAATATGCAGTCGCAGACTGTCAGGAATTAGCAACAGCATTTACAGAAGCTACTGCTAAGTTTAGCAATAAGAAAATATTTGTCCATCACCAAAATAGCGATCGCATTCCAGATTTAGCGGCGGTGCGTAATAGTTTACAGGAAATTGTTACCTCTGCCAACCCCCAAGATACGCTGATAGTTTACTTTTCTTGTCACGGTATCCTCCACGAAAACCAGCAAGCTGTCTTGTGTCTAAAAAATACTCAGACAGACAATTTAGTTAACAGTTTAACCATGCAAGAGTTGTTGACAAAATTGAGTAATTGTTCTGCAAAACAACAACTGGTAATTCTTGATGCTTGTCACAGTGGTGGTTTAACTTTAAGAGGAATTAATCTAAAATTAGTCGAAACTCTTCAGCAACAAGCGGAAAAACAAGCTAGACAAAAGAAAAACTTTTATGCTTTACTTTCTTGTGATGAAGACCAACAATCGTGGGAATTTACTGAATTAGGACATGGAGTTTTTACTTATTATTTAATCCGAGGATTGCAAGGAGAAGCGGCTAATTCGGAGGGTATAATTGAAGTTAAAGGACTTTATAAATATGTTTATCATCGCACTTTAGCTTACATTGATAAACTCAACCAACAGCTTGAATTAATTAGTAGACAAAAAAGTAGTCGCGGTGAAGAAGGATCGGAAGAAAAATGTCCCCTCCAGACCCCAAAATTAATCGTCGAAGCCGTGGGTGAAATGACTTTGGGGTTAAAAAGCCAAAAAGTTAGTTATCAATCGCCTCGACAAGCATTAATCGTAGTCGGAGAAATTAGCGATAGCGTTACCAGACAATTAAGCACTCAACTTGCTAATAAAGGTGATTTTCAGCTTCAATATTGGCATCCTCAAGCGAGAAATTTACCGGATTTACACTTAGCAATTCAAACTTGCTTGCGAGTTGATTCTGAAGCTGAATCAAAACAAAAATCTACAACGTTATTATACCTCCGGGGAGAAATTAAAACAAGTTCTTCTGGCGAATCTTCCTTAGTTCTTAACGAAGATATCCAAATTAGTCGCACTTGGCTACGACAACAACTACGTCACGGAAAAGTAAAGCAACAAATTCTGATTATCGACTGTCCCCAAAGCGAGTTTATTGACGAATGGCTCGAAGATTTAAGGTTAGAATCAGAATATAGTCAATGTATCCTTGCTGGGACGAGCAATTCCGAGAATTCCGAAGAATTCACCCAAGCTTTACTGAATAGTTTAATTGCAGCTAATCAGCAAAATGGATTAGCAATTGCTAGCTGGATTTATGAAATCCAAAAGCAACTTGTAACTAGCACAAGTAAACCCGAATTTTGGCTTTCGGGAGTGCAAGATGTTATTGAAATTATTCCCAGTGCAAGCGGAATTCAAGGAATAGCAAGAAATGTAGATTTAGGAATTTGTCCTTATCTCGGATTAAGGGCTTTTCGGGAACAAGATGCAGTTTATTTTTATGGAAGAAAAAGTTTAACCCAAAGATTAATTAATCATTTAGCAAAAGAAAACTTTTTAGCGGTAGTTGGTGCATCTGGAAGCGGAAAATCTTCTGTTCTCCAAGCTGGTTTAATGGCTCAAATTCGACAAGGAAAACAAATTCCTGGAAGCGAGCAATGGTGGTGTAAATCTTTTCGTCCGGGACAACATCCTTTACAAAGTTTAGCGCGAATTTTAGCCGATGAAGAAACCAGTTTAGAATTGAGCGAAGGTTTGTTGCTTTTAGGAGGAGAAAGTTTTGTTTGTTGGTTGCGAAAAAGACCGGAACCAATGGTATTATTAGTAGTAGACCAATTTGAAGAATTATTTACTTTATCGACCGTTAGTGAAAGAGAAAAATTTTTCGATTTGATGGGCGAAGCTTTAACCTATGCAAGTGATAAATTTAAACTAGCGATCGCGCTACGCTCTGATTTTATCGCTGCTTGTTTAGAAGTAACTGAAATTTCGGCTTATTTACAGCAGCATAGTATCTTAGTTCCGCCGACTTTTACCGATATTGAAACCTATCGAGAAGTCATCATTGAACCAGCCAAGCAAGTACAATTAGAAGTAGAAGCAGAATTAGTTAATGTCTTATTAGACGACCTAGAAAATGCGGCAGTTAATCTTCCTTTGCTAGAATTTGTCTTAGAAAAATTATGGGAAGAACGAGACAAAGAAACTGGAAAATTGACTTTAACTGCTTATCAAGAAAAAATCGGCGGCTTAAAAGGAGTTTTAGAACGCAAAGCACAAGAAGTGTATGAGAATTTATCTATACAAGAGCAAAATTGTGCTGAATGGATTTTTCTTTCTTTAATTCAATTGGGAGAAGGAACTGAAGAGACGCGACGAAGAGTTAATAAATCTGCTCTTTTTGTTCCGAAATATTCACCAGAATTAGTCGAGACAACTCTGCAAAAATTTATTGAAGCTAAACTAATTGTTGTTAATCAAGAAGAAAACGATCGAGTTGGTATTCAAAATAAAAGCTTAACTCCTCAATCGGGAGAAAACGACAATAACACCTCTAGTTTGAAACAGCAATTAGTTAACTTTACGCAAACTCTCCTCAGAAAACGAGAAAATCTTGAAATTGCTCAAGAATTAACGACACTGCAAACAGAAAATACCGTCGAAGTTGCTCACGAAATTTTAATTCGTCATTGGTCAACTTTACGTTGGTGGTTAGCAGAAAATCGCCAGCATTTGCGCGAATTAGAACAAATTAAAAACCAAGCTAAAAAATGGCAAATAAATAACGAACAGGGAGATTATTTGCTTCGCGGTAAACAGCTAAAAGAAGCCGAAAAATTTTATTTTAATTATCGCAACGAATTAGATAAAAGCGAACAAAAATATATTCAATTAAGTCGTCGAGTTAGAACTAGAAATCAACTACGAATTAGTGGTATTTCCGCAGTAGTTGTACTAATTTTTAGTGGTTTGGGTATCTTGACTTTAAAAGCACAGCAACAAATTCGGATCGAACAGATATTAGCTAATATTGATAATAACGTAATTACGCCAAACTTAGTTAAAGAAATTACTCAAGAATTACCTAATTATTTTCGTAATGGTGAGAGACATAGAGAGCAAGAAAATGTCGAGTTAGCAATGGGAGTATTCCAGCGAATTTTGTATTCTCTTAACACAATAAATGAAGAAAGTCAAGTCAAAGAACAGTTATCTTCACAAGAAATAAAAATAATTGAAGATTATCGCGAAAAAGCGGAAAAATCTCTCGCTGAATTAATTCGTGAATATCGCCTACCGCAACTCGAAGATGAACTAAAAGCTGGTAATTTTGGTCGTCAGTTAGCAAGTGATAGATTGGCAGATTTTGAAAACGCATACAACGGAGCATTAAAGACAAGTTATGCAATTTTGCTGCGGGAAAATGGCGCAAAAGCAGACTGGGATAATAATGGTTATTTAACCGAATCAAGGGAAGCTCAACAAATTCCTTGCGAGACATTAAAAGAAATAGAAGAGTTGTGGAAAAGAGCCACTGAAAATAGATGTAGTTGGTATGGAGAAACAGATGCTTTTGAAGCGCCTCAATGTCAGGAATTAGAGGGAGAAACTTTGACATTCAAGTTATCTTTAAATCCTGTCGCAACTTCTCAATTAGAAGCCCGCTTGAGTGAGTGTAAATTAATTCCTGTTGAGAATGAGATTTAA
- a CDS encoding DUF1822 family protein translates to MIDSTQEILAKSTNLWLEIDREKIAQTWEKSQPFSSPQSRWRAYLNRICLDTIFPWLEAEACTKPTIWQQESIYNSFWEFVNGSAINLGTKRLILVPSETIDTSEIRVPQEWVDIPSWAGDYYLAIQVDTEAEIVQFVGYTTHLQLKQQENYSSRDRTYSLDEEFLNQDLDLLMLGLEICPEETTRKSLDSLPSLPQEQANNLLTRLGNTEVAFPRRTVPFQLWGALLEHGGWRKILYQKRLGIQEQWSVFQWLKNGISELPEQIGWRTFNLESLAGARGEITPAERPTILSRKLVIAGQEYELQISVSGTQEEPEAAFKLRNLALGGLIPEGFKLIILTEDLQPFEDNEDLATTAVEELTIEVELEPGEGLVWETEPIPENYDREILRF, encoded by the coding sequence ATGATCGACTCTACTCAAGAAATCCTTGCCAAATCAACTAATTTATGGTTGGAAATCGATCGAGAAAAAATTGCCCAAACTTGGGAAAAAAGCCAACCTTTCTCTTCACCTCAAAGTCGTTGGAGAGCTTATTTGAATCGAATTTGTCTCGATACGATTTTTCCGTGGCTAGAAGCAGAAGCTTGCACAAAACCGACAATTTGGCAACAAGAATCAATCTACAATAGTTTTTGGGAATTTGTTAATGGTTCGGCAATTAATTTAGGAACAAAACGCTTAATTTTAGTTCCCAGTGAAACTATCGATACCAGCGAAATAAGAGTTCCTCAAGAATGGGTTGACATTCCGAGTTGGGCGGGAGATTATTATCTTGCTATCCAAGTCGATACCGAAGCGGAAATTGTGCAATTTGTGGGATATACAACCCATTTACAACTAAAGCAACAGGAAAATTACTCGTCACGCGATCGCACTTACAGTCTCGACGAAGAATTTCTTAATCAAGATTTAGATTTGTTGATGTTAGGCTTAGAAATTTGTCCCGAAGAAACAACCAGGAAATCTCTTGATTCTTTACCTAGTTTACCACAAGAACAAGCGAATAATTTACTGACACGCTTAGGAAATACTGAAGTGGCTTTTCCCCGTCGAACAGTACCATTTCAGCTTTGGGGAGCATTATTAGAACATGGTGGTTGGCGGAAAATCTTATATCAAAAACGTCTGGGAATTCAAGAACAATGGTCGGTATTTCAATGGTTAAAAAATGGTATTTCTGAGTTACCAGAACAAATAGGTTGGCGAACTTTTAATTTGGAAAGTTTAGCCGGAGCAAGAGGTGAAATAACTCCCGCAGAAAGACCGACTATTTTATCTCGTAAGTTAGTTATTGCTGGACAAGAATATGAGTTACAAATATCAGTTTCCGGTACTCAAGAAGAACCAGAAGCGGCTTTTAAATTACGAAATTTAGCTCTTGGTGGACTAATTCCTGAAGGGTTTAAATTAATAATTTTAACTGAAGATTTACAGCCTTTTGAAGATAATGAAGATTTGGCGACAACAGCAGTTGAAGAGTTAACTATTGAGGTAGAATTAGAACCAGGAGAAGGATTAGTTTGGGAAACTGAACCAATTCCAGAAAATTACGATCGCGAAATTCTTCGATTTTAG
- a CDS encoding sigma-70 family RNA polymerase sigma factor: protein MQPRQDLINIFSTFLEFKEDCFGGWNSDAKLRQSMEKSLARSPSGKEQAEFWALYWHQVWQDCYSKTAREHLYAYLQETGYYAANKIRARLRFTEYSLSDYFQIAIARVDKVLRNFNSQHGSSFKGYAAVAFEKGIIDELRQVNQALGYSDFSLLRRTSERRLKQSLATYGVAAAKIDKYLLAWDCFKILHVPTQAKSNTKTAEPDRETWNAIAQLYNSERISQLNPSESEINAATIQQWLNECATAVRNYIAPQNRSLNAPLSGQETGELQDILPESPAESLLTPLIEQEEQQQRISEQEQINSILTAALAKLANDPKKQQLLDIARLYYGQELTQQEISLQLFGNKKKQYVVSRSLAKLKKALVKEFAEWVKTKLHISLNTVVLEQMGATIEEWLEKCLILKES, encoded by the coding sequence ATGCAACCTCGTCAAGACTTAATCAACATATTTTCTACTTTCCTAGAGTTTAAGGAAGACTGCTTTGGTGGCTGGAATTCAGATGCAAAGTTGCGTCAAAGTATGGAAAAAAGTTTAGCACGATCGCCATCGGGAAAAGAGCAAGCCGAATTTTGGGCGCTATACTGGCATCAAGTATGGCAAGACTGTTACTCAAAAACAGCTCGCGAACATTTGTATGCTTATTTACAAGAAACTGGTTATTATGCGGCGAACAAAATCAGAGCCAGACTCAGGTTTACTGAATATAGTTTATCAGACTATTTTCAGATCGCGATCGCCAGAGTAGACAAAGTTTTGCGAAATTTTAACTCTCAGCATGGCAGTAGTTTCAAAGGTTACGCTGCGGTTGCTTTTGAGAAAGGAATTATCGATGAGTTGCGTCAGGTTAATCAGGCATTAGGCTACAGTGATTTTAGCTTACTGCGTCGCACCAGTGAAAGACGACTTAAACAATCTTTAGCAACTTACGGTGTAGCTGCGGCAAAAATAGATAAGTACCTCTTAGCTTGGGACTGCTTTAAAATTTTGCACGTTCCTACCCAAGCAAAAAGTAACACGAAAACAGCCGAACCGGATCGAGAAACTTGGAACGCGATCGCTCAACTTTATAATAGCGAAAGAATCAGTCAATTAAACCCTTCTGAAAGCGAAATAAATGCAGCAACAATTCAACAATGGTTAAACGAATGTGCAACCGCAGTGCGTAATTACATCGCACCGCAAAATCGTTCTCTAAATGCACCGCTTTCCGGACAAGAAACTGGCGAATTACAAGATATTTTACCAGAATCTCCAGCAGAATCTTTACTTACGCCCCTAATCGAACAAGAAGAACAACAACAGCGTATCTCAGAACAAGAGCAAATCAATTCTATCTTAACTGCTGCCTTAGCTAAACTCGCCAACGACCCCAAAAAACAGCAATTGCTTGATATTGCTCGATTATATTACGGTCAGGAACTTACCCAACAAGAAATTTCTCTTCAATTATTCGGAAATAAGAAAAAACAGTATGTAGTTTCTCGTAGTCTAGCCAAACTTAAAAAAGCTTTAGTTAAAGAATTTGCTGAGTGGGTAAAAACAAAACTGCATATTTCGCTCAACACTGTCGTATTAGAACAAATGGGAGCAACTATTGAAGAGTGGCTCGAAAAATGTCTAATTTTAAAGGAAAGTTAA
- a CDS encoding arylesterase: MKKIRWLYLLTCFFASLLIFTSCSGEINNVKNLQAGVGEQIIILGDSIASGYGVAEAEAFPAVLSQKLDLPILNKGVSGDTTAMGLSRLEKDVLAENPWLVIVELGGNDYLRKIPKLETEENLRKIVTSIQEKQAIVVLLGMNLGIVKDEYEEIYDRVAADTGAYLIPQVLKGILDESRHRQDDVIHPNATGHKILAERIAKDLQPLLAKAKLPPALKK; the protein is encoded by the coding sequence ATGAAAAAAATTCGCTGGCTGTATTTGCTAACCTGTTTCTTCGCTTCGCTGTTAATTTTTACCAGTTGTAGTGGAGAAATTAATAATGTTAAAAATCTTCAGGCAGGTGTCGGAGAGCAAATTATCATCTTGGGTGATAGCATTGCTTCAGGCTATGGTGTAGCTGAAGCAGAAGCTTTTCCTGCTGTCCTCAGCCAAAAGTTAGATTTACCAATTTTAAATAAAGGTGTCAGTGGTGATACAACCGCAATGGGTTTAAGTCGTTTAGAAAAAGACGTACTTGCAGAAAATCCTTGGTTAGTAATTGTGGAGTTGGGTGGAAACGATTATCTCCGCAAGATACCTAAGTTAGAAACCGAAGAAAACTTGCGAAAAATTGTCACATCTATTCAAGAAAAACAAGCAATTGTTGTTCTTTTAGGGATGAATCTCGGTATAGTAAAAGATGAGTACGAAGAAATTTACGATCGCGTCGCGGCTGATACGGGCGCTTATCTAATTCCTCAAGTGTTAAAAGGAATTTTAGACGAGAGCCGCCATCGACAAGACGATGTTATTCACCCAAATGCGACGGGACATAAAATTTTAGCAGAACGCATAGCGAAAGATTTGCAACCCTTGTTAGCAAAGGCAAAATTGCCACCGGCACTCAAAAAATGA
- a CDS encoding superoxide dismutase family protein: MKRTKILAIALSLSLFTWLYGCNNSNQAVGDNLQTPEVTQTVEPETAVAVISSTSETPTVIGEVNLTETASGLTITANISDAPPGEHGFHIHENGSCADAGQAAGGHFNPENTQHGYLPEDGLNDAHAGDLGNIEIAQDGTGTLDVTVPGLTLEEGKYAVGDLAFIMHAQPDDFGQPTGNAGGRIGCGTIDILGS; this comes from the coding sequence GTGAAGAGAACTAAAATATTAGCAATCGCATTATCTTTGAGTCTGTTTACTTGGCTTTATGGCTGCAATAATAGTAATCAAGCAGTGGGAGATAACCTACAAACACCCGAAGTAACCCAAACAGTCGAACCTGAAACAGCAGTTGCAGTTATTAGCAGTACCTCCGAAACTCCGACAGTAATTGGAGAAGTCAACTTAACTGAAACAGCATCCGGTTTAACAATTACAGCTAATATTAGCGACGCACCTCCAGGAGAACATGGCTTCCATATCCACGAAAACGGTAGCTGTGCTGATGCAGGTCAAGCTGCTGGAGGTCATTTTAACCCAGAAAATACCCAACATGGTTACTTACCTGAAGATGGTTTAAATGACGCTCATGCAGGCGACTTAGGTAATATTGAAATAGCCCAAGATGGTACTGGTACGCTCGATGTTACAGTTCCCGGACTTACTCTTGAAGAAGGTAAATATGCTGTGGGCGATTTAGCTTTTATTATGCACGCACAACCAGATGATTTTGGTCAGCCTACAGGTAACGCGGGCGGACGTATTGGTTGCGGTACGATTGATATTTTAGGCTCTTGA
- a CDS encoding TIGR03960 family B12-binding radical SAM protein, whose amino-acid sequence MKQVAIAVDKLITPEILKPARYLGNELGAVHKSWESATVRWVLTYPEVYEVGASNLGHIILYNILNAQPKQLCDRSYLPAPDLAAKLRATQTPLFALESRRPLTDFDILGFSLSYELGATNILEMLNLAGIPLTWQERADLDYPLIFAGGQTATSNPEPYADFLDFIALGDGEELLPEIGLIIAEGKKANLSKTELLLDLAQIPGVYVPRFYDMAADGSVHPNRSDVPTRILRRVATPIPAYAVGLVPYVETVHDRLTVEIRRGCTRGCRFCQPGMLTRPATDVEPSKVVEAIEKGMRQTGYNEFSLLSLSCSDYLSLPAVGMEVKNRLKNDNISLSLPSQRVDRFDEDIANIIGGTRKSGLTFAPEAGTQRMRDIVNKGLTNEELLRGVKTAWEQGWDKIKLYFMIGLPGETDADVIGIAETIRWLRRECTAKGRKRLNFTVTVSNFTPKPHTPFQWHSVSTSEFLRKQELLRNEFRRLKGVKVNYTDVRISAMEDFLGRGDRRLASVVRRAWELGAGMDSWWESLERAFAAWETAIAESDLTWKYRQVENGEWNVMETTAETLEQTSLLDAPLPWDHLNTGIDKNWLKTDLQRALEAATIPDCSYASCSHCGVCGIDLGHNVVYEAPPIPEFTGHFQPNQNKVQRLRVWFGKQGEMRLVSHLDLVRLFDRAVRRAALPISFTGGYHPGPRISIASALSLGNSSSSEIVDFELTERLEIELFREKLAAQLPKDLPLYQVEEIDLKAPAANKLLDKSEYLLTVEVADATVQEWKTWIDAVISSTEIWWEKTTKSGKKRQINLRERLFDLQLESYQDDRIILRYRGSCRQDGTLLQPENVIYMLEEKSQRELQLLHAHRQQLILEDG is encoded by the coding sequence ATGAAACAAGTGGCGATCGCCGTAGACAAACTCATCACACCAGAAATTCTCAAACCCGCACGTTATTTGGGAAACGAACTTGGTGCAGTCCATAAATCCTGGGAGAGTGCGACAGTACGCTGGGTATTAACTTATCCAGAAGTATACGAAGTCGGCGCATCTAACTTAGGGCATATCATCCTCTACAATATCTTAAATGCCCAACCAAAACAATTATGCGATCGCTCTTACTTACCCGCACCCGATTTAGCAGCCAAACTGCGCGCAACCCAAACACCTTTATTCGCCTTAGAGTCGCGTCGCCCCCTAACCGACTTTGATATCCTCGGATTTAGCCTTAGCTACGAGCTAGGAGCCACAAACATCCTCGAAATGCTCAATTTAGCTGGAATACCCCTAACCTGGCAAGAAAGAGCAGATCTAGACTACCCACTGATTTTTGCTGGCGGACAAACCGCAACTTCCAACCCCGAACCCTACGCAGACTTTCTTGATTTTATTGCGTTAGGAGACGGCGAAGAACTATTACCCGAAATCGGCTTAATTATTGCCGAAGGGAAAAAAGCTAACCTCAGCAAAACAGAATTACTCCTCGACTTAGCCCAAATTCCCGGAGTCTACGTCCCCAGATTTTACGACATGGCAGCCGATGGTTCGGTACACCCCAATCGTAGCGACGTACCAACACGCATTCTCCGGCGCGTAGCCACCCCAATTCCCGCTTATGCTGTTGGTTTGGTCCCTTACGTGGAAACCGTCCACGATCGCCTGACAGTAGAAATTAGACGCGGTTGCACTCGCGGTTGTCGTTTCTGTCAACCAGGAATGTTAACTCGTCCCGCTACCGATGTCGAACCCAGCAAAGTCGTCGAAGCAATTGAAAAGGGAATGCGACAAACGGGTTATAACGAGTTTTCCCTGCTTTCCTTGAGTTGTTCCGACTATCTTTCCCTTCCCGCAGTGGGAATGGAAGTGAAAAATCGACTCAAAAACGATAATATTTCCCTTTCCTTACCCAGTCAGCGAGTAGACCGTTTTGACGAAGATATCGCTAACATTATTGGTGGAACTCGCAAGTCTGGGTTAACCTTCGCTCCAGAAGCAGGAACCCAGCGAATGCGGGATATTGTCAATAAAGGACTAACCAACGAAGAATTACTTCGAGGCGTAAAAACCGCTTGGGAGCAAGGTTGGGATAAAATCAAACTCTACTTTATGATCGGTTTACCGGGCGAAACCGATGCTGATGTTATTGGTATCGCCGAAACTATTCGCTGGTTGCGTCGCGAATGTACAGCCAAGGGTAGAAAACGCCTCAACTTTACCGTTACAGTTTCTAACTTTACCCCCAAACCTCATACACCGTTTCAGTGGCATTCGGTTTCTACGTCCGAGTTTTTACGGAAACAGGAATTACTGAGAAATGAGTTTCGCAGGCTCAAAGGTGTCAAAGTGAATTATACTGATGTGCGAATTTCCGCGATGGAAGATTTTCTCGGTAGAGGAGACAGAAGATTAGCTTCCGTAGTACGTCGCGCATGGGAATTAGGAGCAGGAATGGACTCCTGGTGGGAAAGTTTAGAGCGAGCATTTGCAGCTTGGGAAACCGCGATCGCCGAATCCGATCTAACCTGGAAATATCGCCAAGTGGAAAATGGCGAATGGAATGTTATGGAAACCACAGCCGAGACGTTAGAACAAACTTCGCTGCTGGATGCACCCCTACCTTGGGATCATCTCAATACCGGAATTGATAAAAATTGGCTCAAAACTGACTTACAAAGAGCTTTAGAAGCTGCAACCATCCCTGATTGTTCCTATGCAAGCTGTTCTCACTGCGGCGTTTGTGGTATCGATTTAGGTCATAATGTCGTTTATGAGGCTCCACCCATACCTGAATTTACCGGACATTTTCAACCAAATCAAAATAAAGTACAGCGTTTGCGAGTTTGGTTTGGGAAACAAGGGGAAATGAGATTAGTCAGTCACCTCGATTTAGTACGTTTATTCGATCGCGCTGTACGTCGTGCAGCTTTACCAATTTCCTTTACAGGGGGATATCATCCTGGACCGAGAATTTCTATTGCCAGTGCGCTATCTTTAGGAAATAGTAGTAGCAGTGAGATTGTCGATTTTGAGTTAACTGAGCGTCTGGAAATCGAGTTATTCCGCGAAAAATTAGCCGCTCAATTACCAAAGGATCTTCCCCTATATCAAGTCGAAGAAATCGATTTGAAGGCTCCCGCAGCGAATAAATTATTAGACAAATCCGAGTATTTACTCACCGTTGAGGTTGCAGATGCTACGGTTCAAGAGTGGAAAACTTGGATAGATGCAGTAATTTCCAGCACCGAGATTTGGTGGGAAAAAACAACTAAATCGGGGAAAAAAAGACAGATTAATTTACGCGAGAGACTCTTCGATCTGCAATTAGAATCTTACCAAGATGACCGAATAATTCTGCGCTATCGCGGCAGTTGTCGTCAAGATGGTACATTGTTACAACCAGAAAATGTCATTTATATGCTGGAAGAAAAATCTCAGCGCGAGTTACAACTTTTACACGCACATCGCCAGCAATTAATTCTGGAGGATGGTTAA
- a CDS encoding STAS domain-containing protein — translation MNTVVNSHAISIAPSGYINAANATEFQEELTTAVGKQGISTIVVDMAEVEFIDSAGLMALVTALRLAKSLRRQLFLRSVGASIRIVLELSQLDRAFEILDSPEACETSVRY, via the coding sequence ATGAATACGGTTGTAAATTCTCACGCGATCTCCATTGCTCCTAGCGGCTACATCAACGCCGCTAATGCAACCGAGTTTCAAGAAGAACTAACTACTGCGGTTGGGAAGCAAGGAATTTCCACGATTGTAGTGGATATGGCAGAAGTAGAATTTATTGACAGTGCTGGTTTAATGGCATTAGTAACAGCACTACGTTTAGCAAAAAGCCTTCGCAGACAGTTGTTCCTGCGCTCAGTTGGTGCGTCAATACGAATTGTCTTAGAATTGAGTCAACTAGATCGAGCTTTTGAAATTTTGGATTCTCCAGAAGCTTGCGAGACATCAGTGAGGTACTAG